The DNA window TGAGTCatcatattttttttcatataatttacTCAAAATTTGTATGTTCTTAAATAAATTAGATAATATATTTTTACTATCTTTTagcattatataataataaatgataatatcaactaataaaaattatcataaaatactAGCAACAAATTAAAGTTGCATAGCATAAAATTGTATTAGCATTAAAATAACCAAAAAGTGAAACATTCAAAATTAGCTAATGTCATGGTTCACTAAAATAGTAAATATTTAGAGACTAAAACAACTTTTAAGTTAATATTCATCAAaattgtaataataaatatttgattagtgGGTCAATGGGTCTTTTGGGTTTGGGTTGGGTTTTACCCGAAACCCAATTTTTAATGGGTTTTTTAGTTTTGAAACCCATATCCACCCAATTACCCGACCCAACccacttttatgtatttttttggtGGGTTTGACCGGGTTTTGTGGGTTGACCCAACCCATGTACACCCCTAGGTATCGTAGTAAAGGGATTGTGGTTTTTCGTGGAAATTCGCGAAAATCAAAAGTCaattttcataattaaaattGTCAGAATCAAATTTTTACCTTCACTTGTTTTACATAAGTAAAATCGAAACGCAAAATTATAGAATTTACCtcgtattaaaattatattaaatttatatgtaCGACAAATATATACTTATATAATATTCTAAatgtattaattatttaaaattttgactTAATTATATAGcaaaaatataatatatcatcCTAATAAAGTGTAATATTCTCAAACTTGTATCAAACATAAATTGTCCACCAAATCATAAAAAGTAACATccaaaagattataaaaaaacaatagtTTCATAAGTTTTTCGAGTTCAAAAAAATAAGTAGtctagcggtgaaacgcttgGGTCTTGAGTCCTTAATCAAAAGTCCAATCCTTCAACAACACCATCTTCATTAGAACATTCATATTCGACTTGATTAAATTCATCTCCAAATGttaaagttttttaatattataaccaagataagaatgtgaataaaattaaaaaaaaaaaccattgagAAAATTTTATGggccaaaatataaaatatgatttataaattttgacaaaaaaaaagttaaattaggTCAAAGAGTAAAATTCAACGATTTTACATGATTTACACGATTTCACTGATTTCAGAATGATTTAAATCACTTAAAGTTATTCCGAAATacgattttacataaaaaaaattatctgcGATTTAACACGAAATGCAGACCTAAAAACGTTAAATCTATAGAATTTAGgttttaaatcgagattttaacaACCTTATTCACAGACAACGTCAATGTTGTGTATGAGAAtcaaagatagatgaagatggtttgAACTTAAATCTCAATAGATGGAGTTGACTCTGGTCCGACAGAGAATGAATGAACttgtaaaattaatattttaacacTTAAGTCTGTTAGTGAATAATAAAGTAGTTTGAATAAATGGATGAGAGAATATTTAAAATGAGGTTTAAACTGTTTGCATGATATCCAACACTTTATAGGAGTGACATTTAGATCAAGAATTTTAATAGTTTATAATACTATCACACTAATTTTCATGATTATTTTGTTTTCCCACAATGAGAGTTCCTATATATAAAGGGTGAAGGAATTTAAATCGTTTTCATTTAGTTTGTCAATATTTAATCAAACATTTTCCTATTCTCAATCCAGGGGATTGTTTAGATCATAAAACTGGAACCAAAGGTCGATGTGTTGTCGCAGCTATTACCAATTACACTGACCAGCTCCTCGACTATGCCACTCAAACTGAATCTCAATGTAAACTCCAAATACACTTTCTAACACATTTCTTCTCTCTTTACAAACTCAATCTCAATCTAACATCACTATATACATACAGATAACTTCACTCAAGCTCTTCTATTCCTTTCACATTTTATGGGAGACATCCATCAGCCTCTACATTGTGGTTTTGTCTCAGACAAAGGAGGCAATGAAATTAACGTTCATTGgtacaaaagaaaacaaaatcttCACCATGTAAGTCAATTTCATCACTACATGTAGCATATCATATGTTTTTACTACTATTCAATGTCTAATTTTATCCCATTATCAAGGTTTGGGATGTTAGCATAATTGAGACACAAGTTGAAAGATTTTATGACTCTGAATTAGGCGAGTTTGTTGATGCAATACAACAAAATATTACGGTACTCATTTACTCTTCACGAACTCTCTGCAAGAGATCCACGGTATTctgaatttgttttatatttttcacGTTTTTTCTTGTTTTCTCATTAAACAGAGAGAATGGGCTGATCAAGTACAAGATTGGGAGAATTGCGGGTCTAAGGACATCCCATGCCCTATTACGTATGTCCTATTATCATATTGTTCATTTCTTTGAATTATATATCtaatagaattttatttttatttttacttagtAATGTTGAtcgatttttttttgtaatatttttataaatgtggAGAAAAATCCAAGTATTATATTGAAAGAAGATTAAGTTTGAACATATATATTTTCAGATATGCTTCTGAAAGTAGTAAAAATGCTTGTAAATGGGCATATGAAGAAGCAGAAGAAGGTTCAACACTTGATGGTAAGCTATACAAATTTTACAACTAAGATAAttgagatgtttttttttttattatattttttaatttatatcttGAAAATGGAATTTGCAGATGATTACTTCCTGTCTCGTTTACCAATTGTTAACTTGCGGTTAGCACAAGGAGGAGTTCGATTGGCTGCAACACTAAATCGAATTTTTGACACACAATTTGCTATGTCAATGTAATTTGGTGAAATGTTAATGCTAATGTtggattaaaagatattttaatgttatattttaatgttttattgttgttattatttccttttctttGCCATGTATCATCACTATGACTATGTTATTGTTCTGAAATTCAAAGAATAATTTTCCTTTCCCCTCTACTCTTTCTTTTATGTATCAACCACTCTTAATTTATTAGCATGGTATTTGTCAAATGTTACAAGATCAAATATAAAAATGGTGATTTGAATAAGGtgagaaaatgatttttgaatcaaaatgagaaaattagaattttgtttgtttgatttgagtcATGACTCGAGTCAAGTGATTCTAATCAAGCTAATCTATTATTGGAGTCATATTTCtcgaattgaattttaaaataaaaaattctttCATGATTCAAGTCAAAACAAATTGTGATTTGAATCAAGACACCTTAAAATTTGAGTCATGTAAAACTTTGATTCAAATCACATTTTTAATAGTAAATTCTAATTTTTCTAACTTGTGATTTTAGTCAAGCTATGCCTGATTGAATCTTACTTGTTTGAATTTCTTAACTCAAGTCTCAAACTTGTGATTCAAACCACTCTGGTCAAATGCTTAATTTTAAGGTGAATTCTTATATACCCAATTTAAAAAGTTAGGTAAAGTTACATTCAATGTAAAATGTCttgaaaaaaaccaaaaatatactatttaataattaattaaataagataaaactaaatgatgcaatgtgagtggtggaaggtacactaccaaactttttgtgatgggtagagaagttgtcccctaatTTTAAAGCATAATAAGTGATATCAAcctaagaaagaatgaagaataaTTATGAGAGACTCAAAATACGATAAAATAAATTATGGCAAAATATCAAAACAGATTAAATTGATATTGTCATCGACAAAGCAATTTCTATAATAACAACACCCAATCTCTAAGATAGATGTCAAAATATTTTATCAACAGATAAGGAAAGGCTGATGAGTTCAACCAAAACTttaagggagagagagagagagagagagagagagagagagagagagagagagagagagaaagagagagagagagagagagagagagagagagagagagagagagagaatccgAAACAAAAAGGTTCCAATCTTAGAAAAATCtttcaataaaatttaaattctTCATCTAAGGATTTGTGAATATTGCATGTCTGGGTGTAAATAAGAATCTGTTGAATGAAAGGATAAGCCCTACCGGCCCAAATACCCTTCCGAATCCTTATTGATACTCCTACATTTTGAGAATTTTACCAGCCACCCCCACTTATACTTGACACCCCCACAATATTTCATAATTCCAAAAGTTTCCCTGTTCAAATTTGAAGTCAAATATGCATACCAAATTTTTGAtggaaaatttaaaaattttggtACAAACAAATTTTTTAGTAGTGTATTTATAATTTCCAATAGGAAAACATATCgagaatttcaaaattttccatcagttaaaaatattatcattattttcaaaaaatgccatGTTATACGTGAAATTTCATCCAATGCAAAATTCCTGGTAGTGCAATTTTATAGAATTTCCAATGATTAGGATTTTGCTGACAGTTTTGTATGGTTGTGATTGTACCGACGATTTTATGGTCCATAATGAATCTAAAGTTGTATAAATATTGATCATCTATTGTTGAGAAAAACATCTCAAAATGTCTCTTCCTTAATTTTTTATTAAGGCAGAAGTGTACTTCAACGGAGATAAACCTCCTGTAGAGTTCCGACTTCTAGATGGCACCAAATCTCTTGCCGCTTTGACGTCTAAGTTGAATGAATTGATGTCTAATACTGATAACAGAAAGGTGAGAAAGATCAAGTTTCTTGAAGATTTATATTGATGGAAGAGTGAAATACAACCTTATAGAGTTGAAGACCGATGAAGATTTGATGGTTATGTGGAGATCATTTTGTCGTAGGCTAACTAAGGGGTCGATTGAGTTTAATGCGAAGATTACAAGATCTTTTGAAGAAATAATTAAGATGTTGAAATGTCTAGAATCATCTGGTAGTGTAGGTTATGTTTCGTTATTGTTAATTTATGTTACTTGTAATATCTTAAGTTATGTTCATCTACGAAACTTGCAATCGACAATATTATGGAATGAAAGGTACGATGCTAAGTAGTCTGAGttacaaaatatacaaataatacaacTATAAAATCAAATAACTAAGTAGGTCCCTCACTACCTATGTGTGCTGCCCGCGCTAATCCAGTAAAAACCTGACCATCTAAGTTTACCAAACCTATGAGGTTATCAATAATCGAAGCAATCACCTGCATGCGCTGTTGGTCATCGACATTAAGTGGAGGTGGGGTGGAGGCACTTCATCGGCTGGTACCCCAGCATCAGAAGACACGTCATCATTTGTATGCTCAACAAGTCAAATGATTCAAGGGTGTGATACAGTGAGGTACCACTTAAGGTTAACATCCTCACACTGCGAGTTCTGTTGAATCCTTATTGCACTATCCATAATGGCACATGTAGAGCTAATGATGTTACTATGAAACCACATGTCAATGCCCAAAGTTGGAGCATCCAGAACTGGTCGTGGGATGCCCTATACATAACCATACCATCACAAACACCTCTCAGGAAAGTGTCTAGCGACTAAGGTCTCTCACCGCATATAACCAAAAAATTAAGAAGACTCATCAAACTCACGGTGGAATCTATGACTTGTGTATGATGTCCAGATGACATCATCTACTATTAGCGCATCAAGCCTCCTTATGTACTCTGCAACACCACCTAGATCTGCTTTCCTGGCCTTCCATCTCCTCGCCCGTGGGGCTCCCGCCTCTGTTTGTTGAACCCTTTGGTCACATATGGTGGGAAAATGCTCATATATCTAGCATTGATAAAAGAACACATAcataacaaataataattaagaaataTTATTCCTAACAATTAAATAAGAACTACActacaaataataatttttattatacctGGAATAGACTCAAATAATCAGCAAGTTATTTGGTCTCAAAGGCATTCTCAACTCCAAGTGTTGCATATAGGATAATCAATGCAGCACACCCCAAGCCTAGTTGGTATCGTCAAGGTTACTAAACAACCACATGTACCGAACATCAATATAAACACCTGACTTATCTGCAAAGAGAGTACATGCTACTAGATATAACATGTACACCCTAGCAACAACCTCATACATTTGTACCTCCTTAAGATCGTggtacctgt is part of the Vicia villosa cultivar HV-30 ecotype Madison, WI linkage group LG2, Vvil1.0, whole genome shotgun sequence genome and encodes:
- the LOC131646006 gene encoding endonuclease 2-like, encoding MACGYRIVLVAIISFLFLLPNTTGWGEDGHAIVCKIAQSRLSNEAAKGVKKLLPKSAKNDLASQCSWADHLRVVFPWSSPLHFADTPDNVCSYNNKRDCLDHKTGTKGRCVVAAITNYTDQLLDYATQTESQYNFTQALLFLSHFMGDIHQPLHCGFVSDKGGNEINVHWYKRKQNLHHVWDVSIIETQVERFYDSELGEFVDAIQQNITREWADQVQDWENCGSKDIPCPITYASESSKNACKWAYEEAEEGSTLDDDYFLSRLPIVNLRLAQGGVRLAATLNRIFDTQFAMSM